One genomic window of Piliocolobus tephrosceles isolate RC106 chromosome 19, ASM277652v3, whole genome shotgun sequence includes the following:
- the CBS gene encoding cystathionine beta-synthase isoform X1, with the protein MPSETPQAEVGPIGCPHSSGPHSAQGSLEKGLPGDKEAKEPLWIRPDAPSRCTWQLGRPASESPHHHTVPAKSPKILPDILKKIGDTPMVRINKIGKKFGLKCELLAKCEFFNAGGSVKDRISLRMIEDAERAGTLKPGDTIIEPTSGNTGIGLALTAAVRGYRCIIVMPEKMSSEKVDVLRALGAEIVRTPTNARFDSPESHVGVAWRLKNEIPNSHILDQYRNASNPLAHYDTTADEILQQCDGKLDMLVASVGTGGTITGIARKLKEKCPGCRIIGVDPEGSILAEPEELNQTEQTTYEVEGIGYDFIPTVLDRTVVDKWFKSNDEEAFTFARMLIAQEGLLCGGSAGSTMAVAVKAAQELQEGQRCVVILPDSVRNYMTKFLSDRWMLQKGFLKEEDLMEKKPWWWHLRVQELSLSAPLTVLPTVSCEHTIEILREKGFDQAPVVDEAGVILGMVTLGNMLSSLLAGKVQPSDQVGKVIYTQFKQIHLTDTLGRLSRILEMDHFALVVHEQIQYHSTGKSSQRQMVFGVVTAIDLLNFVATQERDQK; encoded by the exons ATGCCTTCTGAGACCCCCCAGGCAGAAGTGGGGCCCATAGGCTGCCCCCACAGCTCAGGGCCACATTCGGCGCAGGGGAGCCTGGAGAAGGGGCTCCCAGGGGATAAGGAAGCCAAGGAGCCCCTGTGGATCCGGCCCGATGCCCCGAGCAGGTGCACCTGGCAGCTGGGCCGGCCTGCCTCTGAGTCCCCGCATCACCACACGGTCCC GGCAAAATCTCCAAAAATCTTGCCAGATATTCTGAAGAAAATTGGGGACACCCCTATGGTCAGAATCAACAAGATTGGGAAGAAGTTTGGCCTGAAGTGTGAGCTCC tggcCAAGTGTGAGTTCTTCAATGCGGGCGGGAGCGTGAAGGACCGCATCAGCCTGCGGATGATTGAGGATGCTGAGCGCGCCGGGACGCTGAAGCCGGGGGACACGATTATCGAGCCGACATCTGGGAACACCG GGATCGGGCTGGCCCTGACTGCGGCTGTGAGGGGCTATCGCTGCATCATCGTGATGCCGGAGAAGATGAGCTCGGAGAAG GTGGATGTGCTGCGGGCCCTGGGGGCCGAGATTGTGAGGACGCCCACCAATGCCAGGTTCGACTCCCCAGAGTCACACGTGGGTGTGGCCTGGCGGCTGAAGAATGAAATCCCCAATTCTCACATCCTAGACCAG TACCGCAATGCCAGCAACCCCCTGGCTCACTACGACACCACCGCTGATGAGATCCTACAGCAGTGTGATG GGAAGCTGGACATGCTGGTGGCTTCAGTGGGCACGGGTGGCACCATCACGGGCATTGCCAGGAAGCTGAAGGAGAAGTGTCCTGGATGCAGG ATCATTGGGGTGGATCCCGAAGGGTCCATCCTCGCGGAGCCAGAGGAGCTGAACCAGACAGAGCAGACAACCTACGAGGTGGAGGGGATCGGCTATGACTTCATCCCCACGGTGCTGGACAGGACG GTGGTGGACAAATGGTTCAAGAGTAACGACGAGGAGGCGTTCACCTTTGCCCGCATGCTCATCGCGCAAGAGGGGCTGCTGTGTG GTGGCAGTGCTGGCAGCACGATGGCGGTGGCCGTGAAGGCCGCGCAGGAGCTGCAGGAGGGCCAGCGCTGCGTGGTCATTCTGCCCGACTCGGTGCGGAACTACAT GACCAAGTTCCTGAGCGACAGGTGGATGCTGCAGAAGGGCTTTCTGAAGGAGGAGGACCTCATGGAGAAGAAGCCCTG GTGGTGGCACCTCCGTGTTCAGGAGCTGAGCCTGTCGGCCCCACTGACCGTGCTGCCGACTGTCTCCTGTGAGCACACCATCGAGATCCTCCGGGAGAAGGGCTTCGATCAGGCGCCCGTGGTGGACGAGGCGGG GGTGATCCTGGGAATGGTGACGCTTGGGAACATGCTGTCGTCCCTGCTTGCCGGGAAGGTGCAGCCATCAGACCAAGTTGGCAAAGTCATCTACACGCAGTTCAAACAG ATCCACCTGACGGACACGCTGGGCAGGCTCTCGCGCATCCTGGAGATGGACCACTTCGCCCTGGTGGTGCACGAGCAGATCCAAT ACCACAGCACCGGGAAGTCCAGTCAGCGGCAGATGGTGTTCGGGGTGGTCACCGCCATTGACTTGCTGAACTTCGTGGCCACCCAGGAGCGGGACCAGAAGTGA
- the CBS gene encoding cystathionine beta-synthase isoform X2, with product MPQDIRELGAPRSKAKSPKILPDILKKIGDTPMVRINKIGKKFGLKCELLAKCEFFNAGGSVKDRISLRMIEDAERAGTLKPGDTIIEPTSGNTGIGLALTAAVRGYRCIIVMPEKMSSEKVDVLRALGAEIVRTPTNARFDSPESHVGVAWRLKNEIPNSHILDQYRNASNPLAHYDTTADEILQQCDGKLDMLVASVGTGGTITGIARKLKEKCPGCRIIGVDPEGSILAEPEELNQTEQTTYEVEGIGYDFIPTVLDRTVVDKWFKSNDEEAFTFARMLIAQEGLLCGGSAGSTMAVAVKAAQELQEGQRCVVILPDSVRNYMTKFLSDRWMLQKGFLKEEDLMEKKPWWWHLRVQELSLSAPLTVLPTVSCEHTIEILREKGFDQAPVVDEAGVILGMVTLGNMLSSLLAGKVQPSDQVGKVIYTQFKQIHLTDTLGRLSRILEMDHFALVVHEQIQYHSTGKSSQRQMVFGVVTAIDLLNFVATQERDQK from the exons ATGCCACAGGACATCCGGGAGCTGGGTGCACCCAGGTCTAA GGCAAAATCTCCAAAAATCTTGCCAGATATTCTGAAGAAAATTGGGGACACCCCTATGGTCAGAATCAACAAGATTGGGAAGAAGTTTGGCCTGAAGTGTGAGCTCC tggcCAAGTGTGAGTTCTTCAATGCGGGCGGGAGCGTGAAGGACCGCATCAGCCTGCGGATGATTGAGGATGCTGAGCGCGCCGGGACGCTGAAGCCGGGGGACACGATTATCGAGCCGACATCTGGGAACACCG GGATCGGGCTGGCCCTGACTGCGGCTGTGAGGGGCTATCGCTGCATCATCGTGATGCCGGAGAAGATGAGCTCGGAGAAG GTGGATGTGCTGCGGGCCCTGGGGGCCGAGATTGTGAGGACGCCCACCAATGCCAGGTTCGACTCCCCAGAGTCACACGTGGGTGTGGCCTGGCGGCTGAAGAATGAAATCCCCAATTCTCACATCCTAGACCAG TACCGCAATGCCAGCAACCCCCTGGCTCACTACGACACCACCGCTGATGAGATCCTACAGCAGTGTGATG GGAAGCTGGACATGCTGGTGGCTTCAGTGGGCACGGGTGGCACCATCACGGGCATTGCCAGGAAGCTGAAGGAGAAGTGTCCTGGATGCAGG ATCATTGGGGTGGATCCCGAAGGGTCCATCCTCGCGGAGCCAGAGGAGCTGAACCAGACAGAGCAGACAACCTACGAGGTGGAGGGGATCGGCTATGACTTCATCCCCACGGTGCTGGACAGGACG GTGGTGGACAAATGGTTCAAGAGTAACGACGAGGAGGCGTTCACCTTTGCCCGCATGCTCATCGCGCAAGAGGGGCTGCTGTGTG GTGGCAGTGCTGGCAGCACGATGGCGGTGGCCGTGAAGGCCGCGCAGGAGCTGCAGGAGGGCCAGCGCTGCGTGGTCATTCTGCCCGACTCGGTGCGGAACTACAT GACCAAGTTCCTGAGCGACAGGTGGATGCTGCAGAAGGGCTTTCTGAAGGAGGAGGACCTCATGGAGAAGAAGCCCTG GTGGTGGCACCTCCGTGTTCAGGAGCTGAGCCTGTCGGCCCCACTGACCGTGCTGCCGACTGTCTCCTGTGAGCACACCATCGAGATCCTCCGGGAGAAGGGCTTCGATCAGGCGCCCGTGGTGGACGAGGCGGG GGTGATCCTGGGAATGGTGACGCTTGGGAACATGCTGTCGTCCCTGCTTGCCGGGAAGGTGCAGCCATCAGACCAAGTTGGCAAAGTCATCTACACGCAGTTCAAACAG ATCCACCTGACGGACACGCTGGGCAGGCTCTCGCGCATCCTGGAGATGGACCACTTCGCCCTGGTGGTGCACGAGCAGATCCAAT ACCACAGCACCGGGAAGTCCAGTCAGCGGCAGATGGTGTTCGGGGTGGTCACCGCCATTGACTTGCTGAACTTCGTGGCCACCCAGGAGCGGGACCAGAAGTGA